In the genome of Melitaea cinxia chromosome 4, ilMelCinx1.1, whole genome shotgun sequence, the window CAAGTTGTATGTTTGTCTTCACCTCCCTATATAGGGATGTTAcacgtagaaaaaaaatattaacaaataataatcgattattaataatttaaaaacgattatttatatttaatcatcGATCATTAAAAGTCGATTATAAGAAATAAAggattattgaagtaaaacttctttacgcacgcttgacttcaggattaagctggtgaatgtgtgacgagagcattacgataCGCGTGATCGGGTGAGGCTAACAGCGCAAGGgaaagaggtgcgagcacacattttctttctatctctcatagccagttacgtttcgtatatcaaaGACACAGTGACAGTGcaagcctattgtgcagaagttttacttcagtcgagtggtctaaagcacactcattttttataAGCATCGGTTATATTTTTGCATCTCAAGTCCTATATAACAGTGGCAAAATCAACCGTGCAACATTTCTACAAATCTTTTATATAATGaaaccaataaaatataaataattaataagtatttaagttaaaaaaccTTCAAattcattttactaattttgaaatttaattatattactataaaaaataagagGTAACTTAGGTGTTAGGTGTAGtaggtttttattttctgcgcattataaaatcaattatttttattttgccgcgctttttttaagtcggttttcGTTAGCTAATCTAAATCATAGAGGAAAACGAAATCTCTTTGATacttaaaaagttgttttacatgtagttaattatatttttaaaaattgtgacGAAGAAAAACTAGTatccaatttatatttaatttttattcgtaCACTTTAACAATAGATGTAATAGCAGCTTTAAAGGTAATATGGCAACaccatttaaatatttgaaattgtcAATCTTGTCTTTGTAGGTAATGAAGATTGAAGTATGTAGTTGCAATTTTTTAGTCAATAAAACTGATTCACTAATTCACAAgtcacttaaattttaaatttcaattgaaattaaatattaattactttaagtAAGACCTGATTTATATAAgttaatagattaaaaaatccagtgaattttataaaaaaattttatgaaaatataggtGACAAGAATGAGTGCAATTAATCGAAGAAATAATGATCGTGCCCCTTTGGCTCAAGGTGATAAAATACAAGATCCTTCAATTTCGTCCACAGCAAACATCCAACCAAGAATACGGTCTATTAGAACAGATTGTATTGGTTTATACTATCCTATTCCAAGTACCTATTTCCTTTATTAATCCATTATCCTCGAGAAGAATTTTACTAGTATATCAATGATAATTTGTAGTTGAATTGATTATTGTgggattataaatataaatttgccTTACAGACAAACAAAACTCAGAAAATCCAATCAAAACAGGACTGTCAACATCAAAGTCTCTTGTTTtagttgttataatttttatttcatctctAATAGGCTTAGGACTATTATATTCACAATTTCCTGAATTAGAAGAGTAAGTGTGTgacttataattaaataatttattgttttaatgtatatttaaattcatatcaattgttttgtaattttagacATGAGAAACAGCATATAAAATTACCTTGGGACCTAGAAGATGCCAAGCAATTGGGTCTCGTTTTAGACAGATACAAAGACAAGTATTTCTATGAAGTATTACTGGGagtatttttagtttatatattgtATCCTTTTAATACAGTATTGTATGTTCTTAATCTGTAGTTCCTCTTGTATCTGCCTAATTgcttaaaagtaatatattacattCTACTAATTCAAAGGAAAAGTACCCATcaaagataaaaacaaaaatctaatTCTTAGTTTCCAAGTCAGAGATGTGGACTTTGTAAaatgaaatcgttttttttttttgtgtacaagGAAATTAATTCTTTAAGTTAAATCATAAAGATTGAAATATTAATGAAGATGTTTTTTCACAATTACAATATGCATgccattaaattacaatatcacATGCCATTAAATTGTTTAGAATAAACAATGAAAATCCTTAACTTGCTAAAACAGTTTGCAAACATTTGCAATTCCTGGTTCAATATTCCTGAGTATATTATCAGGATTTTTGTTCCCTTTTCATTTAGCACTAATATTAGTTTGTTGCTGCTCTGCAATTGGAGCCAgtttatgtttctttttatcCAATCTCTTGGGAAAGAAACTAGTCCGGCGATTCTTCCCAGAAAGAGCAGCACAATGGTCGAAGGCTGTttcaaaacacaaaaataacttgctcaactatattatatttttgaggGTCACTCCATTTTTACCAAACTGGTTTATTAATATGTCTGCACCTGTTATCGGTGTGCCCCTAACACCATTTGCTTTAGGAACATTCATTGGTAAgtgattattaaaatatgtatgaaaaCATATccaaaaatttgatattttttaaaaattgaattttatttgtagGTGTAGCTCCACCGTCTTTTGTAGCAATACAAGCTGGACAAACTCTCCATACATTGACATCAACAAGTGATGCTTGGTCGTGGACATCCATCACCATTCTTAGCATTTTTGCACTTATCTCTCTAGTCCCAGTACTATTGAAGCAGAAGCTAAGAGAAAAGTTtgattaaacttatttattttagctaATTCAGAATAGAAAAattgaacattattattaaaggtatgataaaataataaatgttttatacattCCAAATCagtgtttattaattatatttaacaatatgAGCCGACATGAGCTATGAAAGTTTCATTACTTCTTGATGCTGGAACTGTGGGCCTCCAATACCACCAATTATACCACACtggaatacaataaatatattgtaaatgaTAATATCACTGTATGGTTGTTTTCAAGCTTTCCATTAGAAAATTGAGAAAATTCACTGATTAGTATGCAAAAACGGGGTTTTTGTTGAGCAAGAGATCAATAGATTGGTCACATaccaaaaatgttaaaaatattatggtaGCACATACATAAGAGAGttctcaaatttttttataaaaaatggcaGAGGGTCAGTATAGGAGATCAGACAAAATTTTCAGAAAGcgttttaaattcaataaaaaataaaattttatttatttataggctTTTAGGTactcaaaataatgttttaatttttattgtttataaaattccACCAAAACGCTACGTTATGTCATCTgagatttaataatttaattattattaagctgaagagtttgtttgtttgtttgtttaaacatgcTAATCTCAGTAGCTACTGGTctcaattgaaaaattctttttgttttggttAGTCCATTtgccgaggaaggctataggttatatagtattttagtaAGTTTCTTTCTGACACGAACACAGGATAAACCGCGGGACACAGctcgtataatatataaaatgttttacaaatgaagacgttattataattatactaatgaCATGTTAATTTGTGTAGTCATACATTGTAATCTTATTAATTAGCAATAAGCAAACAAATATAACAgtatataataacattaaagtaatatatgtagtttattataattttatttatgcaatttatttattcttcgcatacttacataaataagaTTTCTTTAACTCCATTTTAAATGATTTACATTGATATTTGCATTCTTCAGCGGGTTGTAAGTCAATAATTCTAGTACCACTTAGAACAAGCAGGAAAGTGAAATTGCATTCTGTATCAGGTATGTGAAAAGTATCATGTTTAGAATCTATTATGATAAATCTTTCTGTGCTTTGACCAAATTTAGGAACTATTTTGGGCCTTGCAATGATTTGACGTAATGTCCTTGCAGCATTAAAATGATTTAGTTTCCTAAAatgtaaacataataatatatttatgtagctGTTCTATACATTGTTAATCCTACTTATAAATTTGAAAGCTTGTAACGTATGTAAAACGACTGGACccattttaatgaaacttgctACGTACatagctggagatctagaataacacataggctactttttatcccaacATTCCCATGAGATCAGAAATTATGCGGGTGAAACCGCATAgtgcagctagtatataatattataatgtaactttttacGTACCAAATGTAAAGttgttcttttaatatttctgAATCAAAAATGTCTTTAGGAGTTTGATAGTACTTATTATTTGTGAGAACTTTAGAATTTTCACTATCAAAtacatctttgtttttaatatacaaagttTTTAATGCATTTATATCAATTTCTGGTTGGTCTGtctgaaaaaaagaaatatttttaaaatattttttattctctgCTGATATTTCTAgctatctggatccagatagatctatctgcgatccagatagcccagataaaaacagataaaaattgtatgaaaattttggaatccctgtttcaaacacacaacagtttacaataactgcccaaacaaataatacgattatttgtaattttcagCAGGGttgtttgtaaacatttttttttcatggttGTAAAATACCTTATAAATAAAAGGTGCAATCTGTTGTTTATGAACTGGTTGGGGATTGAATACTTCACCAATATTATTCACTGAACTGCAAGGCCAGCAGTCCATATCCACCACGGTGAAAAAAGGATTTTGTATCAGACATGTTTCTTGATATAaatctgaaatataaaataaattacacacatttttacaattaaaatttacagtTGATAATAGTATAATGAgaagaaactaaaatattttaagaattttaacgATGATTAAAGTTattcattgaaaaataaaagattagagatttataaattactaacgCCTCACACaatggcccccagtaggattttctcctatgTATGGGGAGTATGGAATCAATTGTGGTTAAGTAATAAATCATCAACCtactattattgtttataataattacaatttcaaaagttttaataaaaatttcacttACCAGTCAATGAAGgaaataatgacaaaaaagGAATAGAAATTTTTCTTAATAACCTATATCCTGGGTAAATATATTCTTGTACATTACATAGGAAACAGCTGTATATAGACTTAAAATTATATGctacaaataaaactataaaaaagcacgttataataaatttgtacttCTTCAAAAAACTTTGGTTCTCATTCACTAAATTATCAACGTCTTTAATACTTTCaaaatacatttctttaaaCTCTTCATCGCTTATACCAGCTTTTGCGcattccttttttaaacttcTTATCGATTCTGAATATTCTTGTAACAGTTCTTTATTATTCATTggaataaatttgataaaacattaacaaattaaatgtttttaattatgactttgattaataaattgacATATTAgagtaatgttttaattttattaccaaCTTTAATCATAAATTTGATAGcctttatgtaataataaatacttcctTATTGTTAACTTTCATTACTGTTACTAATTGATGAAGTTTATCAGATGGACCAATTTGGCATTTTGACATAAATGTTGTAGTTACCTATGTCACTGTCAATTAGACAGCACATTTTAATTCGATTATAAAACTACTATTCGTTtcaggctgtatggattatagtcctttgcctttccctattggggataaattttaaaacaactactATTCGTTTCAATCGATATCTAAATCGGAATcaaaatactacaaaaaaaattattaattattaactatataCCTATATCAAGCAGAGCAATACATTAACAGTTACGAAGGTCTTTCTTTCCAGTTCGACCCTCACACATTCCACGAGAATGTGGTAAACATCTTCAATTTGATCGCACTCTGGACATTTTACAGACTGCGCTTTCCCTACAAGGTTTGCAAAGTTATTCAAGGGGATGTGGCCGGATCGAAGTCGAAAAGCCGTTACTAAATCTTTtccatttaattttactttagaaaACTGTGTTGTAAGCGGAAGTGAAAGTTGAACGATTTTATTACAAATGCCTTTCATGAGCGATCGGACATCAAAAACCAACCTTACCACCCTTGTAAATTTACTAAAGTATGGAAGTCCATTAAAAGGTTATACCATCTACAAGAGCCTCTTTTGCAAGCAAGTCCACACTTTCATTTTCAATTAGCCCTATGTGAGATGGAACCCActgtagttttaattttttgtttttactggACATAATATTTATCGATTTCATTATATTGTACGCAATAGGTGGTTCCCTAACAACTGTTGTACATTTTAAAAGATGCAGTAAGGCATAAGATGCCGTAAGGCAgttgagatagggcacagcgggAAATTTCTCGCTCAAAAAacagagcagcccgactggggtagtacctcgaccttacagaagtagAATTTACCTTAGAATCACTAAATAGAATACACAAActtgcttcccgctgtctgtttGTCCATATGTATGTTTAGGTCTTTAAaaatacgcaacggattttgatgcggtttttttaatagatagagtgattcatgaggaaggtttatatgtataatacattcataatatagtagagaaacatcGAAAATTTTAGAGGTTTATAGTGTGATGGcgtaaataaacacacattTTGCGATTACAGTTGCTAAAgctggctgaaccctacgagatagaTCGAAATAATGTACTATAGTATTGT includes:
- the LOC123670227 gene encoding transmembrane protein 41 homolog; this encodes MSAINRRNNDRAPLAQDKQNSENPIKTGLSTSKSLVLVVIIFISSLIGLGLLYSQFPELEEHEKQHIKLPWDLEDAKQLGLVLDRYKDKYFYEVLLGVFLVYIFLQTFAIPGSIFLSILSGFLFPFHLALILVCCCSAIGASLCFFLSNLLGKKLVRRFFPERAAQWSKAVSKHKNNLLNYIIFLRVTPFLPNWFINMSAPVIGVPLTPFALGTFIGVAPPSFVAIQAGQTLHTLTSTSDAWSWTSITILSIFALISLVPVLLKQKLREKFD
- the LOC123670068 gene encoding uncharacterized protein LOC123670068, translating into MNNKELLQEYSESIRSLKKECAKAGISDEEFKEMYFESIKDVDNLVNENQSFLKKYKFIITCFFIVLFVAYNFKSIYSCFLCNVQEYIYPGYRLLRKISIPFLSLFPSLTDLYQETCLIQNPFFTVVDMDCWPCSSVNNIGEVFNPQPVHKQQIAPFIYKTDQPEIDINALKTLYIKNKDVFDSENSKVLTNNKYYQTPKDIFDSEILKEQLYIWKLNHFNAARTLRQIIARPKIVPKFGQSTERFIIIDSKHDTFHIPDTECNFTFLLVLSGTRIIDLQPAEECKYQCKSFKMELKKSYLLWYNWWYWRPTVPASRSNETFIAHVGSYC